The proteins below come from a single bacterium genomic window:
- a CDS encoding pilus assembly protein — MSKRSWINNSGVAATEMAVVLPFIALLFFGVFDLGQALFSSGSLVQIANEGVKTGSQLSGIKAASNESFQNVWCYENESECKPSGQILTECADVSYSPTCKLEHWVVQRRIRSLLSEVAKIPSGQITTIESGFVKTTRGDNVSVKITGTYPGTIPFMNGIPFEVEHMGPYLYGDSRFSYKKPGSMEGIDLPGEPPIGGGGGVEVGGDVGLTSTGGIEAVGVGL; from the coding sequence ATGTCAAAGCGATCTTGGATCAATAATTCTGGCGTAGCGGCAACTGAAATGGCGGTCGTTTTGCCTTTTATCGCGCTATTGTTTTTTGGTGTTTTTGACTTAGGTCAAGCGTTATTTAGTTCTGGTTCCCTAGTCCAGATAGCTAATGAAGGCGTAAAAACTGGGTCGCAATTGTCGGGAATCAAAGCTGCTAGCAATGAATCTTTTCAGAACGTTTGGTGCTATGAAAATGAGAGTGAATGTAAACCGAGTGGGCAGATTTTAACCGAGTGCGCAGATGTGAGTTATTCACCGACTTGTAAACTTGAGCACTGGGTAGTGCAAAGGCGAATTCGTTCACTCTTGAGCGAAGTTGCTAAAATCCCTTCAGGACAAATTACGACTATCGAAAGTGGTTTCGTTAAAACCACACGCGGCGACAACGTGAGCGTGAAGATTACTGGAACCTATCCAGGGACTATCCCCTTTATGAATGGCATTCCTTTTGAAGTCGAACACATGGGACCGTATCTATATGGCGACTCGCGCTTTTCTTATAAAAAGCCCGGTAGTATGGAAGGTATTGATTTACCAGGAGAGCCGCCGATTGGTGGGGGTGGAGGCGTTGAAGTAGGTGGAGATGTTGGTCTAACTAGCACGGGTGGTATAGAAGCTGTTGGGGTTGGTCTCTAG
- a CDS encoding glycosyltransferase family 39 protein, with translation MNKQNLTLGIIQTVTALLIAAAWAASIYFLSTLSNFELRTKLATLTVWTMHAATLSLVIGGVMLIRRAYQNQHPLLKRKNLLGISLVLFGLFLFVSSVVPRTNRIYFDEQIFEGIALSIAHTGKAYMINHGEAEFGALRSFAQEYNKQPAGFPYLAALGFRLFGADEAISHRLNNLCYVCSVLCLGLLAWVLTRSLIVSAYAAGFAAITPMFAIWSNTAATEPAATFFWILTALAGVDFARRQGIAEALFFSGALGLSLFMRPESALILGVLGIILIPQTRTLLRIKSTYLLINLAWLFGMVALAHLFAVRDEPWGSPADRFSLEIFRQNFPINSAFYFNNQSYPLVLSILAIFGLFARQSIRARCLGLVWFLSTWIIFLFFYAGSYEYGADVRFSILTTPALALLAAFGAAQIGKINSTLHYFIIGVCMLSFVSFLPLMRAIGHEAAEARSDVDTMREFAKSLPPRSFILSHVPAMWLVWGKNAAQLNMVQSDPDYVRDTLPERFPGGVYVHWGHWCNVPDYNQNKPCEAAEQIFEMQIYRRYQVDNHDFKILKIVKAKN, from the coding sequence ATGAATAAACAAAATCTAACACTTGGAATAATTCAGACAGTCACGGCGCTTCTGATCGCAGCAGCCTGGGCTGCGAGTATTTATTTTCTTTCTACCTTATCAAATTTCGAACTACGTACGAAGCTTGCAACGTTAACTGTTTGGACGATGCATGCTGCAACCCTCAGTCTTGTGATTGGTGGGGTCATGCTGATCCGTCGTGCTTATCAAAATCAACATCCACTGCTAAAGCGGAAAAACCTTCTAGGTATTTCACTTGTTTTATTCGGCTTATTCTTATTTGTGAGTTCGGTAGTACCCCGCACGAATAGAATTTATTTTGATGAACAGATTTTTGAAGGTATCGCGCTTTCGATTGCACATACCGGTAAAGCCTATATGATCAATCATGGTGAAGCTGAATTTGGTGCGCTACGTTCTTTTGCGCAAGAGTATAACAAACAGCCTGCAGGTTTTCCTTACCTTGCAGCACTTGGATTTCGATTGTTTGGCGCAGACGAAGCGATTTCCCATAGATTAAATAATTTATGTTATGTCTGTAGCGTTTTATGTCTCGGGCTATTGGCTTGGGTACTCACGCGATCTTTGATCGTTAGTGCATATGCAGCTGGATTTGCGGCTATCACTCCGATGTTTGCAATTTGGAGTAACACTGCAGCGACGGAACCAGCTGCGACTTTTTTTTGGATCTTGACTGCTCTTGCCGGCGTGGATTTTGCACGCCGGCAAGGTATAGCGGAAGCGCTATTTTTTTCTGGGGCACTCGGATTGAGTTTGTTTATGCGACCAGAGTCTGCGTTGATTCTCGGGGTGCTTGGAATAATATTAATCCCCCAAACTAGAACTCTCTTACGTATAAAATCGACTTACCTGTTGATCAATTTAGCTTGGCTTTTTGGTATGGTGGCACTAGCGCATTTATTTGCAGTGCGCGATGAGCCCTGGGGCAGCCCAGCTGATCGCTTTTCATTAGAAATTTTCCGGCAAAATTTCCCAATTAACTCCGCCTTTTATTTTAACAACCAAAGTTATCCTCTAGTTTTATCGATCCTAGCGATTTTTGGCTTGTTTGCCAGACAGTCGATACGCGCTCGTTGCTTGGGACTTGTTTGGTTTTTGTCGACCTGGATAATCTTTTTATTTTTTTACGCGGGGAGTTATGAGTATGGCGCGGATGTTAGGTTTTCAATTTTAACAACACCTGCTCTGGCTTTGCTTGCCGCTTTCGGAGCGGCGCAGATCGGAAAAATTAATTCTACTTTACATTATTTTATTATTGGCGTTTGCATGCTTTCATTCGTCTCGTTTTTGCCGCTAATGCGTGCAATCGGTCATGAAGCTGCAGAGGCAAGGTCCGACGTGGATACAATGCGCGAATTTGCAAAATCTTTACCACCGCGATCGTTTATACTCAGTCACGTGCCTGCGATGTGGCTAGTTTGGGGCAAAAACGCTGCTCAACTCAATATGGTGCAAAGTGATCCGGACTATGTCAGAGATACTTTACCAGAACGCTTCCCCGGGGGGGTCTATGTGCATTGGGGGCATTGGTGTAATGTGCCCGATTACAATCAGAATAAACCCTGCGAGGCTGCCGAGCAAATATTTGAAATGCAAATTTATCGTCGATATCAAGTAGATAACCATGATTTTAAAATACTAAAAATCGTTAAAGCTAAGAACTGA